One segment of Phragmites australis chromosome 13, lpPhrAust1.1, whole genome shotgun sequence DNA contains the following:
- the LOC133888161 gene encoding formin-like protein 14, translating into MAPRPRQRLSPPSRAATLTLLLPLLLLSSSSLTFSAAASPSPPQSVPAPPLGQVASASDPAAPPRPPPPPQHPRRHRHRHRRHRPPPPPPERRRLNFGEKLGIAFAGVAVAMQVVLGAFLALRAWQLRRLDRAEVSSSTPLT; encoded by the coding sequence ATGGCGCCACGCCCGCGCCAGCGCCTCTCCCCGCCCTCACGAGCCGCGACCCTGaccctcctcctcccgctcctcctcctctcctcgtcATCCCTCACCTTCTCCGCCGCAGCCTCCCCCTCACCGCCGCAGTCGGTCCCTGCGCCGCCGCTGGGACAGGTCGCGTCCGCCTCCGACCCCGCCGCTcccccgcggccgccgccgcctccgcagcacccgcgccgccaccgccaccgccaccggaggcaccggccgccgccgccgccgccggaaaGGCGGCGGCTCAACTTCGGGGAGAAGCTCGGGATCGCGTTCGCCGGCGTGGCCGTGGCAATGCAGGTGGTGCTCGGCGCCTTCCTGGCGCTGCGCGCGTGGCAGCTGCGGCGACTCGACAGGGCCGAGGTGTCCTCCTCCACGCCCCTCACCTGA